Sequence from the Echinimonas agarilytica genome:
TTTGCCGCGCCAAAGTTAGCCAACTGCCACGGAAAGAACTGTTGAATGAAATAGCTTGAGGTACTGGTGATCAATGCAAAGAATGGAATTGCAATAGTTCGGACTGAGTTTGGAAATATCTCGGAAAATAGAACCCACATAATTGGCCCAATCGAGATATTGAACGCGGCAATAAATGCCAGAATACCAATCAGAATCATGAGTGCATTAACTGAAATCGCAGCTTCAATGATGTGCCCTTGCGCTAATCGCAAGGTGTTAGAGTCATAAATTGAAGACAGCATGTTCTTAAATTCAATGTCGCTTTCGAACGTTTGTCCAATATAAGGCGCTAACGGCTCAATATCGACGTACTCAGCGATTTTAGCAACACTGGCTTGATCAAGCTGATAAGTTGCATCTTGGAATCCGTACCAGCACGTTGTGTGGCTTACAACAACAGCAATGAGACCAAAGATAAGCAGTGGCCTACGGCCGAGTCGATCGATTAAAACGATGGCAATCGAAGTGAAGACTACGCTGGTGATACCAATATAAATGGCTTGCAAAAATGATGCGTTTACGCCCGAGCCTAATTGCTCGAATACGGTTGGTGCGTAAAACAAAATGGCATTCATGCCGGTCACGCCTTGAATCATTGCAATCGAAAAGCCAATGATAAAGATGGTGCGCATGCGTGATGAAAACAGGTTTTTTAACTGATGCATGATGCTCAGGTCGCTGTCATCACTCTTCAAGTAAGCTTCTGTTTCATCAACGATTTTCTTACCTTCTTCAGGTTCAGAAATCAAATTAATAACACGCAGAGCTTCTTCTTTCTTACCTTTTAGCATTAACCAACGAGGAGACTCAGGCACTCTAAATAATAAAACTGTCCAAATCAGCGCTGGAATAATTTCAGAGCCTAACATTGTGCGCCATACATTCTGCGTGGAAAACAATACAGAAGACTCAGACACGTTCATCACAAGGTAGTAGTTAATGAAATAAGCAGCAGACAGACCCACAACGATATTCAGTTGGTTTGCAGCGACCAACTTACCTCGAATTTTCGGTGGGGCAATCTCGCCAATGTACATTGATGCCAATGACAGTGAAATAAACGCTAAACCGCCAAGGAATCGAGCAGCAGTGAGCATGATGAAGTTGGTTGCAAGAGCCGACGCGATTGCTGAGACCACATAAAGCAAGGCAATGATAATGAGAGTTTTTTTCCGCCCCAGGACATCGGCAGCTTTACCCGCGATAAATAGTGCGATGATAGCCCCCAAACTTGGAGCGCCCACAACCATACCAATCTCAAGATCAGATAAAGAAAATTCAGATGCGATGTACCTAATTGTGCCGGAAATAATGGCCGCATCTAAGCCAAAAACGAATCCGCCAATCGATACGATTAGAGCGAATTTATAGGCATTCCATGTTGTAGTATTCATCTAAGTTCTTCGAAGTGACTTTGTGTGAGCTTAAATTAACATTTTTGGACAACCAATATGGCGATTTAGATCACGTTTGGGTACCAATTTAAATTTTGGTTAACAAGTGGCGTTGGCCGCCTAACATCATTTAACTGCTAGAATATAAGGTTTGGTTTGGCGAGAAGCCTATGGCGAAGTTAAAACTGGTAGCGCTGGACTTAAAAGGTGGGGGGCTTACTATATATTTGGTTAACCATTTGGCATGGGTGACTCAAATGATTGAGAAACCCATGCCGAGAACAGTGATTAAACTTCGTATTGTTTAATTTTTTCCCAGTTAAACGAGACACCTACCCCTGGTTCATCAGAAGCAATGGCTCGGTGATTTTCAACCACTAGAGGGCGGTGAGTGTACTCGTCAATTGGAAAGCTATGAACTTCAAGCCAACCAGAATTCGGTTGTGAAGATACCAAGCTTACATGCAATTCTTGCATCCCATGCGAACATGCTGGAATGCCATGT
This genomic interval carries:
- a CDS encoding sugar porter family MFS transporter, yielding MNTTTWNAYKFALIVSIGGFVFGLDAAIISGTIRYIASEFSLSDLEIGMVVGAPSLGAIIALFIAGKAADVLGRKKTLIIIALLYVVSAIASALATNFIMLTAARFLGGLAFISLSLASMYIGEIAPPKIRGKLVAANQLNIVVGLSAAYFINYYLVMNVSESSVLFSTQNVWRTMLGSEIIPALIWTVLLFRVPESPRWLMLKGKKEEALRVINLISEPEEGKKIVDETEAYLKSDDSDLSIMHQLKNLFSSRMRTIFIIGFSIAMIQGVTGMNAILFYAPTVFEQLGSGVNASFLQAIYIGITSVVFTSIAIVLIDRLGRRPLLIFGLIAVVVSHTTCWYGFQDATYQLDQASVAKIAEYVDIEPLAPYIGQTFESDIEFKNMLSSIYDSNTLRLAQGHIIEAAISVNALMILIGILAFIAAFNISIGPIMWVLFSEIFPNSVRTIAIPFFALITSTSSYFIQQFFPWQLANFGAANTFLIYAGFGALGLVVLYKFLPETKGQSIEDLEHTLVGTQPLKGPSDTPVAVQK